The Deltaproteobacteria bacterium region CAAAATAATATTTTTAAACAAGAAGCGATTGACTTTAGAAAAGAAGAAGGCAAAGGGAAAAAAATAGAAATCAAGAAACTTCTCGCCTTATCAAAAAAAACTACCCCCAGTAATTAAATGCATCTTTTGAATATAGAAAAATGCTACCACTTGTATTCACTCACCACAGTGGATGAGGAAGAAGAGCTGTGATCGGGGCTGTACAGGTCTTCAATCCTGATTTCTAATTTTTCTTTGCTGGGTTTTTTTAATTTTTCCAGCTTCTCTTCATCAATTTTTGAGATATCAATTTTTGAAAAAATCAGCTTTTCCAGAATGCTATCCTTCAACTTTTTCAACTTCCCATAATAGTCCGGATAGATTTCAATTTTGTCTTCTTTGACCAACACCGGATCATAAATAAAGTTAACAGGGACCTCCACGTTCAGGCCCACCACAAAGGTACTGCTTCTATTTTTGCTGTACTTATCCTGCAAGGCTTCATCCGTTTTATCCGAATTATTGCTTTGGATCATCCAGGCCAGCTCTTTAGCATCTTCATTGTGCATGCGAATACAGCCGTGAGAGGCAGGATGCCCAACGCTACCTGGTTTGTTGGTCCCGTGGATGCGCAAGTCACCATTAATCACCATCTTTACGGGTCCCAGGGGATTTTTAGGCCCTGGAGGAGTGACTTTGGAATTTTTTGCCCAGGCACTATCAGGCGGATACCAGGTAGGATTCCACTCAATGCGTTTGATGCTGAATTCCCCGGTGGGGGTTTTGTATTGGGCCTGTCCGATGGCAATGGGATATTCCTTATGCAAACTTCCATCTTTGTACAAATCGAGGCTTAAGCGAGGCAGGTTGACCTCGATTTTTAAATGAGATTCGAGTTTTACCGTAAATGCGCTTTGGGTTTCTTGTGCCTTTGAAAAAGGCTGAAACGCAAGAGAGAGCAGCACCGTAAAGCTGATTAAAAACGATTTGTGGTTGATTTTCATAAAGCGCCCTATTTCTCCAATAACCAATTTAATTGTGGAATACCAGTCACTAAAAACTTCTCCCCAATATTGACCAACGGCAGATTTTGTAAAAAAAGAAGTGAAATTGAATGCCCTCCTTTAAAAAACCCTTGGCAAATTTAAAGGATCTCGCTACTAGCGTCCCCCTATGAAAATTCATGAATATCAAGGCAAAGAAGTCCTGCGAAAATATGGCGTTCCCACTCTAGAAGGCCAGGTAGCCTTTACGAAAGAAGAGGCCCTGCAGGTAGTGCAAAAACTGGGCTTTCCCGTCGTGGTAAAGGCTCAAATTCATGCGGGGGGTCGAGGTAAAGGGGGCGGTGTAAAGCTTGCTAAAAATCTGGAGGAAGCCAAGACCCATATCCAAAACATCCTCGGTATGACTCTCGTGACCCACCAAACAGGGCCCGAAGGTAAACTTGTTAAAAAGTTATTCCTCGAAAAAGGCTGTGACATAGGCCGCGAGCTTTATTTAGGGGCGGTGCTTGATCGTGTGACTTCCCAGGTCACCTTTATGGCCTCCACCGAAGGGGGAATGGAAATTGAAGAAGTAGCCGCGAAGCATCCTGAAAAAATTCTGAAATTGGCTGTGGATCCAAGCCAGGGCGTGGATGAAAAAGCTGCCAAAGGCATGGCCGAAAAACTGAGCTTGTCCGGAAAAACCATCGATCAATTTGTGGCCTTTGTGAAGTCTCTCTATGAGGCCTACATGAAAGGGGATTTTTCTCTTTTGGAAATCAATCCTCTCGTGGTCACC contains the following coding sequences:
- a CDS encoding L,D-transpeptidase, whose amino-acid sequence is MKINHKSFLISFTVLLSLAFQPFSKAQETQSAFTVKLESHLKIEVNLPRLSLDLYKDGSLHKEYPIAIGQAQYKTPTGEFSIKRIEWNPTWYPPDSAWAKNSKVTPPGPKNPLGPVKMVINGDLRIHGTNKPGSVGHPASHGCIRMHNEDAKELAWMIQSNNSDKTDEALQDKYSKNRSSTFVVGLNVEVPVNFIYDPVLVKEDKIEIYPDYYGKLKKLKDSILEKLIFSKIDISKIDEEKLEKLKKPSKEKLEIRIEDLYSPDHSSSSSSTVVSEYKW
- the sucC gene encoding ADP-forming succinate--CoA ligase subunit beta, which codes for MKIHEYQGKEVLRKYGVPTLEGQVAFTKEEALQVVQKLGFPVVVKAQIHAGGRGKGGGVKLAKNLEEAKTHIQNILGMTLVTHQTGPEGKLVKKLFLEKGCDIGRELYLGAVLDRVTSQVTFMASTEGGMEIEEVAAKHPEKILKLAVDPSQGVDEKAAKGMAEKLSLSGKTIDQFVAFVKSLYEAYMKGDFSLLEINPLVVTKQGDLLALDAKVNFDDNAMFRHPDYEAMRDLDEEDPAEIEAKKYDLSYISLEGSIGCMVNGAGLAMATMDIIKVSGGEPANFLDVGGGATAEKVTAAFKIILADPEVKGILINIFGGIMKCDTIAEGVVTAAREVNIQVPVVVRLQGTHVDLGKKILQESGLPLVSEDDLTKAAAKIVELAK